Proteins encoded within one genomic window of Bacillus sp. F19:
- a CDS encoding Ger(x)C family spore germination C-terminal domain-containing protein: MEARLLEVSEELVSDQQITTKVLEKAIKHTINSETKKLIEILKGKGSDPAGFGITYKSTFDKSDLSKEQWRILTRR; the protein is encoded by the coding sequence ATGGAAGCGAGGCTGCTTGAAGTATCTGAAGAACTGGTTTCAGACCAGCAAATTACGACGAAGGTTTTAGAAAAGGCCATCAAACACACGATCAATTCAGAAACAAAGAAATTAATAGAGATTTTAAAGGGAAAAGGATCAGATCCTGCCGGTTTCGGTATAACGTACAAGAGTACATTCGATAAAAGTGATCTTTCCAAGGAGCAATGGAGGATCCTTACCAGAAGATGA
- a CDS encoding NupC/NupG family nucleoside CNT transporter: MTILYGILSLAGILFLGWLLSSNRKSIPWKTIGIGLLLEAALILFVMKVKAGEMILEKAAFAVQKIIDFSSEGIEFVFGGFYGEGSNITFVFAINVLAVIIFISALISALYYLRIIPFVVRIIGLSIGKLLGTTKVETFSAVGNSFLGLVEAPLLVRPYLKDLTRSELFAVMVGGTASASGAILVGYSLMGIDMKYLLISVFSVPFVSLIIAKLLEPETEVSKTNDNVAMEKTKHANVFEAIAEGAVSGVTLALNIGGLLIAFISILALINGGLGLIGTDLSTIFGYVFYPFAIMIGIPFEDAFKAASIIGTKLSVNEFVAYLDLSKMIDELAPKTVAILSITLCNFANLSSIGQLIVGLGSLEPTKRSLVSKLGLKAIIGGTLASFITAVLVGMFM; the protein is encoded by the coding sequence TTGACTATTTTATATGGAATCTTATCTCTTGCAGGTATATTATTTCTTGGCTGGCTTTTAAGCAGCAATCGCAAAAGCATTCCCTGGAAAACAATCGGCATTGGATTATTGCTTGAAGCTGCTTTAATTTTATTTGTCATGAAAGTGAAAGCGGGAGAGATGATCTTAGAGAAAGCGGCATTTGCTGTTCAAAAAATCATTGATTTCAGCAGCGAAGGCATTGAATTTGTGTTTGGCGGTTTTTATGGTGAAGGTTCAAACATCACATTTGTTTTTGCGATAAATGTACTTGCTGTCATTATCTTTATTTCTGCACTTATATCCGCACTTTATTATTTGAGAATTATTCCTTTTGTTGTAAGAATTATTGGTTTATCGATTGGGAAACTCCTTGGAACAACCAAGGTTGAAACGTTCAGTGCTGTCGGAAATTCCTTTTTAGGACTAGTTGAAGCACCGCTGCTGGTGCGTCCGTATTTGAAGGATTTAACACGATCCGAATTATTTGCGGTTATGGTAGGAGGCACGGCTTCTGCCAGCGGGGCGATACTTGTAGGGTATTCACTGATGGGAATCGACATGAAATATCTTCTTATCTCCGTTTTCAGCGTTCCTTTTGTTTCATTGATCATCGCCAAATTGCTTGAGCCTGAAACAGAGGTTTCCAAAACAAATGACAATGTTGCCATGGAAAAAACAAAGCATGCGAATGTATTTGAAGCGATTGCTGAAGGAGCCGTAAGCGGTGTAACTCTCGCTTTGAACATTGGAGGTCTGCTGATTGCATTTATTAGCATCCTCGCCTTGATCAATGGAGGACTTGGTCTGATCGGAACGGACTTGTCCACAATCTTTGGATATGTGTTTTACCCATTTGCTATCATGATCGGGATTCCGTTTGAGGATGCTTTCAAAGCAGCTTCTATTATCGGAACGAAATTATCAGTCAATGAATTTGTTGCATATCTTGACTTAAGTAAAATGATTGATGAGTTAGCTCCTAAAACAGTAGCCATTCTATCGATTACTCTTTGTAACTTTGCCAATCTGTCTTCCATCGGCCAGCTGATCGTAGGTTTAGGATCACTTGAGCCGACGAAGCGTTCCCTTGTATCAAAACTTGGATTAAAAGCGATAATAGGCGGAACATTAGCAAGTTTTATTACAGCAGTATTAGTAGGAATGTTTATGTAG